The Actinopolyspora erythraea genome has a segment encoding these proteins:
- a CDS encoding class I adenylate-forming enzyme family protein encodes MTPRTGPTAPAVPPSPPVLAGGAPRAVSSPSWRLTGAELRSEAHAAATELARAGAGPGSRVFVEAEEDARTGLCRLLGADLLGAAALLAAPDWGEAERAGVLRDAAPDVFVEGSVRADPEPVVPRGDGESLFYLPTTSGSTGRARVLARTRRSWWYSFEAFEIGVTGRDRVLIPGPLSSSLFVFGALHAMHLGCEVELLERWSAAEAAEACTRATAVHLVPSMLRALLAVLERRPRLLAACRVRRFVCGGAKSDEELRSRLGELLPGCELVEYYGSAEHSVVALRGADGLLHPAAHVEVSVGEPYDPAPANGPDELWVRSPLSFSGHLESGRLCPAEPGFSSVGDLAVGSHRDGFRVLGRGSAVIETGGTLVVAEEVENALRAAEGVFDVVVAATPHARFGSLVTAVIEPEPGAAPDPVELRRVARESLGRAQRPRRWLSVDELPRTPSGKPARDAVREWLAAEGTASEVAR; translated from the coding sequence ATGACGCCCCGCACAGGCCCCACGGCGCCCGCCGTCCCGCCGTCGCCGCCCGTCCTGGCGGGCGGCGCGCCACGCGCCGTCAGCTCACCTTCCTGGCGGCTCACCGGAGCTGAGCTCCGCTCGGAAGCACACGCGGCGGCCACCGAACTCGCCCGGGCCGGGGCGGGGCCAGGCAGCCGCGTGTTCGTCGAGGCCGAGGAGGACGCCCGGACCGGGCTGTGCCGACTGCTGGGCGCCGATCTGCTCGGAGCGGCGGCCCTCCTGGCCGCCCCGGACTGGGGCGAGGCCGAACGCGCCGGGGTGCTGCGCGACGCCGCACCCGACGTGTTCGTCGAGGGCTCCGTCCGCGCCGATCCGGAGCCGGTCGTCCCGCGAGGCGACGGCGAGAGCCTGTTCTACCTGCCCACCACCTCGGGAAGCACCGGCCGCGCCCGCGTGCTGGCCCGCACCCGGCGCTCCTGGTGGTACAGCTTCGAAGCCTTCGAGATCGGGGTGACCGGGCGCGACCGGGTGCTGATCCCCGGACCGCTGAGCTCCTCGCTGTTCGTCTTCGGCGCCCTGCACGCGATGCACCTCGGCTGCGAGGTGGAGCTGCTGGAGCGCTGGTCCGCGGCCGAGGCCGCCGAGGCGTGCACGAGGGCCACCGCCGTGCACCTGGTGCCCTCGATGCTGCGGGCGCTGCTGGCGGTGCTCGAACGGCGGCCGCGGCTGCTCGCGGCGTGCCGGGTGCGCAGGTTCGTGTGCGGCGGGGCGAAGTCCGACGAGGAGCTCCGGAGCAGGTTGGGCGAACTGCTCCCCGGCTGTGAGCTGGTGGAGTACTACGGTTCGGCCGAGCATTCCGTGGTGGCGCTGCGCGGCGCGGACGGACTGCTGCACCCCGCCGCGCACGTCGAGGTCAGCGTCGGCGAACCGTATGACCCGGCTCCCGCGAACGGGCCCGACGAGCTGTGGGTGCGCTCTCCGCTGAGTTTCAGCGGCCACCTGGAGTCCGGGCGGCTGTGCCCCGCCGAGCCCGGTTTCAGCAGCGTGGGCGATCTCGCGGTCGGCTCGCACCGGGACGGCTTCCGGGTGCTGGGCCGAGGTTCGGCGGTGATCGAGACCGGTGGCACGCTCGTGGTCGCCGAGGAGGTGGAGAACGCGCTTCGCGCCGCCGAGGGCGTGTTCGACGTCGTGGTGGCGGCCACGCCGCACGCCAGGTTCGGCTCCCTGGTCACCGCCGTGATCGAGCCCGAGCCCGGAGCCGCTCCCGACCCGGTGGAACTGCGCCGGGTCGCCCGGGAGTCCCTCGGGAGGGCGCAACGGCCCCGCCGCTGGCTCTCGGTCGACGAGCTGCCCCGCACCCCCTCCGGCAAGCCCGCGCGTGACGCGGTGCGCGAGTGGCTCGCGGCGGAGGGGACGGCCTCGGAGGTGGCACGATGA
- a CDS encoding energy-coupling factor transporter transmembrane component T family protein — MSHVIGLYQPGRSPLHRLPAGWKFLALLVFAVLIVVFDRLWQLGVGAVVLGVGFAVARLRPAVVLRTMRTVLVLLAVVFALQWWLLGVASAAVVCLRLLVAIGAANLFTLTTRVDDLVAAIERAASPLRRFGLRPETLGLLVGLTVQAVGALSVIARQTREAQRARDAGRSVAAFTVPFLIRTLRHADELGEALAARGVGDEDGSDAARLSEERRR; from the coding sequence ATGAGCCACGTGATCGGCCTCTACCAACCCGGCCGCAGTCCGCTGCACCGGTTGCCCGCCGGGTGGAAGTTCCTGGCACTGCTGGTCTTCGCCGTGCTGATCGTGGTGTTCGACCGGCTGTGGCAGCTCGGTGTCGGCGCGGTGGTGCTGGGCGTCGGATTCGCGGTGGCACGCCTGCGCCCGGCGGTGGTCCTGCGGACCATGCGCACGGTGCTGGTGCTGTTGGCGGTCGTCTTCGCGTTGCAGTGGTGGCTGCTGGGCGTCGCCAGCGCCGCCGTGGTGTGCCTGCGGCTGCTGGTGGCCATCGGCGCGGCCAACCTGTTCACCCTCACCACCAGGGTCGACGACCTGGTGGCCGCGATCGAGCGGGCGGCCTCCCCGCTGCGCCGCTTCGGGCTGCGGCCGGAGACGCTGGGGCTGCTGGTCGGGCTGACCGTCCAGGCGGTGGGAGCGCTGTCGGTGATCGCGCGACAGACCCGCGAGGCCCAGCGGGCACGCGACGCGGGGCGGTCGGTGGCCGCGTTCACGGTGCCCTTCCTGATCCGCACGCTGCGGCACGCCGACGAACTCGGGGAGGCGCTGGCGGCGCGCGGGGTCGGTGACGAGGACGGGAGTGACGCCGCCCGGCTCTCCGAAGAGCGGAGGCGGTAG
- a CDS encoding Pr6Pr family membrane protein, whose amino-acid sequence MLSSRAWPVRLLRILLGALAVIAVGRQFLAEVGLPQFSPVNFFSYFTILSNIAAGVLLLRLGAAPGRDGRAVLEWLRGGMTVYMATTGIVFALLLDDGDLGLTLPWVNTVMHRVIPAVMFVDWMLVRPRARVGYGRALAWLVVPLVYVTYALVRGAVTGWFPYPFLRPGGAGGVDGVALHLVVMALGIALAAVLVAWLGNIRLRERDKVAVPEGQSVP is encoded by the coding sequence ATGCTGTCCAGTCGGGCGTGGCCCGTACGCCTGCTGCGGATTCTGCTCGGTGCGCTGGCCGTGATCGCCGTCGGCAGACAGTTCCTCGCCGAAGTGGGGCTGCCGCAGTTCTCCCCGGTGAACTTCTTCAGCTACTTCACCATCCTCAGCAACATCGCCGCCGGGGTGCTGTTGCTCCGTCTCGGGGCCGCTCCCGGCCGAGACGGCCGCGCCGTTCTCGAGTGGTTGCGCGGGGGCATGACCGTCTACATGGCCACGACGGGGATCGTCTTCGCGCTGCTGCTCGACGACGGCGATCTCGGGCTGACGCTGCCCTGGGTGAACACGGTGATGCACCGCGTCATCCCGGCGGTGATGTTCGTGGACTGGATGCTGGTGCGCCCCCGGGCCCGGGTCGGCTACGGTCGCGCCCTCGCCTGGTTGGTCGTCCCGCTGGTCTACGTCACCTACGCGCTGGTGCGCGGCGCGGTGACGGGATGGTTCCCATACCCCTTCCTGCGTCCCGGCGGTGCCGGTGGGGTCGACGGCGTGGCGCTGCACCTGGTCGTCATGGCGCTCGGCATCGCCCTCGCCGCGGTGCTGGTCGCCTGGCTGGGCAACATCCGGCTGCGGGAGCGGGATAAGGTCGCCGTCCCGGAGGGACAATCGGTCCCGTGA
- a CDS encoding energy-coupling factor ABC transporter ATP-binding protein, whose protein sequence is MIEFDGVGHSYGEHTVLDDVRLRLDERRVAFVGANGSGKSTLARMINGLVLPTRGRVLVDGLDPARDGKRVRNRVGFVFTNPDSQIVMPTAGEDVAFSLRRKGIPKAERERRAAEALAEHGLAGYADHPAQQLSGGQKQLLALCAMLVLEPDVLVCDEPTTLLDLRNKRRFAERLRGLEQQVVLVTHDLELLDDFDRVVVLDEGRVVADDEPDEALRYYRELVA, encoded by the coding sequence TTGATCGAGTTCGACGGAGTCGGGCACTCCTACGGCGAGCACACGGTGCTCGACGACGTCCGGTTGCGGCTGGACGAGCGCCGGGTGGCCTTCGTGGGCGCCAACGGTTCCGGCAAGTCCACCCTCGCCCGGATGATCAACGGACTGGTGCTGCCCACCCGGGGGCGGGTGCTGGTGGACGGGCTGGATCCCGCCCGGGACGGCAAACGCGTGCGCAACCGGGTGGGTTTCGTGTTCACCAACCCGGACTCGCAGATAGTCATGCCCACCGCCGGTGAGGACGTCGCCTTCTCACTGCGCAGGAAGGGGATTCCCAAGGCCGAGCGGGAGCGCAGGGCCGCCGAGGCGCTGGCCGAGCACGGCCTGGCGGGCTACGCGGACCATCCGGCCCAGCAGCTCTCCGGCGGGCAGAAGCAGCTGCTCGCGCTGTGCGCGATGCTGGTCCTGGAACCCGACGTGCTGGTCTGCGACGAGCCGACGACGCTGCTGGACCTGCGCAACAAACGACGTTTCGCGGAACGGCTGCGCGGGCTCGAGCAGCAGGTCGTCCTCGTGACCCACGACCTGGAGCTGCTCGACGACTTCGACCGGGTGGTGGTGCTCGACGAGGGCCGCGTGGTCGCCGACGACGAGCCCGACGAGGCGCTGCGATACTACCGGGAGCTGGTGGCATGA
- the ctaD gene encoding aa3-type cytochrome oxidase subunit I, producing the protein MTAVAPEPITSRPYPVRNTSKGSTLLGLLRTTDPKQLGILYLVTSMGFFLVGGLMAMLIRGELAVPGMQFLSQEQYNQLFTMHGTIMLLLYATPILFGFANYILPLQIGAPDVAFPRLNSLSYWLYLFGGITVVSGFLAPGGAADFGWFAYTPLSDAVHSPGIGADLWISGLLVSGLGTILGGVNMITTVVCMRAPGMTMWRMPIFTWNILVTSVLILMAFPILTAALFGLLADRHLGAHVFDPANGGVILWQHLFWFFGHPEVYIVALPFFGIVTEIFPVFSRKPLFGYTGLIYATLGIAALSVVVWAHHMYATGAVLLPFFAFTTFLIAVPTGMKFFNWIGTMWRGQISFETPMVFSIGFLVTFLFGGLTGVLLAAPPIDFHVSDTYFVVAHFHYVLYGTIVFATFAGIYFWFPKMTGRMMDERLGKVHFWLTFIGFHATFLVQHWLGNEGMPRRYADYLPSDGFTTLNTISTAGAFLLGASMLPFLYNVFKSYRYGELANVDDPWGYGNSLEWATSCPPPRHNFTELPRIRSERPAFELHYPHMSERMRVESHVGLSGKPLAHAGASGDSGHGADSGGAHKLDGK; encoded by the coding sequence GTGACGGCCGTCGCGCCAGAGCCGATCACTTCGCGCCCCTATCCGGTGCGCAACACGTCCAAGGGATCCACACTGCTGGGACTGCTGCGTACCACCGACCCCAAGCAGCTCGGGATCCTCTACCTGGTCACCTCGATGGGATTCTTCCTGGTCGGCGGTCTGATGGCCATGCTGATCCGCGGCGAGCTCGCGGTCCCGGGGATGCAGTTCCTGTCGCAGGAGCAGTACAACCAGCTGTTCACCATGCACGGCACGATCATGCTGCTGCTGTACGCCACCCCGATCCTGTTCGGCTTCGCCAACTACATCCTGCCGTTGCAGATCGGTGCTCCGGACGTGGCCTTCCCCAGGCTGAACTCGCTGTCCTACTGGCTCTACCTGTTCGGTGGGATAACCGTGGTCAGTGGATTCCTGGCGCCGGGGGGCGCGGCCGACTTCGGGTGGTTCGCCTACACACCGCTTTCCGACGCCGTGCACTCGCCCGGCATCGGCGCGGACCTGTGGATCTCCGGTCTGCTCGTCTCCGGACTGGGCACGATCCTCGGTGGTGTCAACATGATCACCACCGTGGTCTGCATGCGCGCGCCCGGCATGACCATGTGGCGGATGCCGATCTTCACCTGGAACATCCTGGTCACCAGCGTGCTGATCCTGATGGCCTTCCCCATCCTGACGGCGGCGCTGTTCGGGCTGCTGGCCGACCGGCACCTCGGCGCCCACGTGTTCGACCCGGCCAACGGTGGTGTGATCCTCTGGCAGCACCTGTTCTGGTTCTTCGGCCACCCCGAGGTCTACATCGTGGCGCTGCCGTTCTTCGGCATCGTCACCGAGATCTTCCCGGTGTTCTCCCGCAAGCCGCTGTTCGGCTACACCGGCCTGATCTACGCGACCCTCGGCATCGCCGCGCTGTCGGTCGTGGTCTGGGCCCACCACATGTACGCGACCGGCGCGGTGCTGCTGCCGTTCTTCGCGTTCACCACGTTCCTGATCGCGGTGCCCACCGGCATGAAGTTCTTCAACTGGATCGGCACCATGTGGCGCGGGCAGATCAGCTTCGAGACACCGATGGTCTTCTCCATCGGGTTTCTGGTCACCTTCCTGTTCGGTGGGCTGACCGGCGTGCTGCTTGCCGCACCGCCGATCGACTTCCACGTCTCGGACACCTACTTCGTGGTCGCGCACTTCCACTACGTGCTCTACGGCACGATCGTGTTCGCCACGTTCGCGGGCATCTACTTCTGGTTCCCCAAGATGACCGGCCGGATGATGGACGAGCGGTTGGGCAAGGTGCACTTCTGGCTGACCTTCATCGGCTTCCACGCCACGTTCCTGGTGCAGCACTGGCTGGGCAACGAGGGCATGCCCCGGCGTTACGCCGACTACCTGCCCAGCGACGGGTTCACCACGCTCAACACCATCTCGACGGCGGGCGCGTTCCTGCTGGGCGCGTCGATGCTGCCGTTCCTGTACAACGTGTTCAAAAGCTACCGCTACGGTGAGCTCGCCAACGTCGACGACCCGTGGGGCTACGGCAACTCGCTGGAGTGGGCCACCTCCTGCCCGCCGCCCAGGCACAACTTCACCGAGCTGCCCCGGATCCGTTCCGAGCGCCCCGCCTTCGAGCTGCACTACCCGCACATGAGCGAGCGGATGCGGGTGGAGAGCCACGTCGGCCTCTCCGGCAAACCGCTGGCGCACGCCGGTGCTTCCGGTGACTCGGGTCACGGCGCCGACTCCGGTGGCGCGCACAAGCTCGACGGGAAGTGA
- a CDS encoding peptidyl-tRNA hydrolase codes for MSEHAAVLSPLTERYASWLSLPDRSTADTSEEDPDDVVLMPMVLRIERNAPPARTALLEASASAAVAVCLDPRSEPGGPWHETVSGWVDGRIRKVTRRARGSHWRAVTELPGITVTVGGAEVRALLPARVADMPRELTRLQISGSELPADEPGTPQEGRPVLWLNPHVGMTAGKAAAQVGHATMILAALLHGDARRADAVGERAEAELRRWHEAGFPCAVRTPDAATWRELLPGDDPASAWRERGVAAVRDAGFTEIDPGTVTVLARWPREVEAGS; via the coding sequence GTGAGTGAGCACGCCGCCGTACTGAGCCCGCTGACCGAGCGCTACGCCTCCTGGCTGTCGTTGCCCGACCGGTCCACCGCCGACACCTCGGAGGAGGACCCGGACGACGTCGTGCTGATGCCGATGGTGCTGCGCATCGAGCGCAACGCGCCGCCCGCGCGCACCGCGCTGCTGGAGGCCTCGGCCTCGGCGGCCGTGGCGGTGTGCCTCGATCCGCGCAGCGAGCCGGGTGGCCCGTGGCACGAGACGGTCTCCGGCTGGGTCGACGGGCGGATCCGCAAGGTGACCCGGCGAGCCCGGGGCTCGCACTGGCGCGCCGTGACGGAACTGCCCGGTATCACGGTCACCGTCGGCGGGGCGGAGGTGCGCGCGCTGCTGCCCGCCCGGGTGGCCGACATGCCGCGCGAACTCACCAGGTTGCAGATCTCCGGCAGCGAACTCCCCGCCGACGAGCCGGGGACCCCGCAGGAGGGGAGGCCGGTGCTGTGGCTGAACCCGCACGTGGGGATGACGGCGGGCAAGGCAGCCGCGCAGGTCGGGCACGCCACCATGATCCTGGCCGCGCTGCTGCACGGGGACGCCCGGCGGGCGGACGCCGTCGGCGAGCGCGCGGAGGCAGAGCTGCGCCGCTGGCACGAGGCCGGGTTCCCGTGCGCCGTGCGAACCCCGGACGCCGCCACCTGGCGGGAGTTGCTGCCGGGGGACGACCCCGCCTCGGCCTGGCGGGAGCGCGGGGTGGCGGCGGTGCGCGACGCCGGATTCACCGAGATCGACCCGGGAACCGTGACCGTGCTGGCGCGGTGGCCGCGCGAGGTCGAAGCGGGGAGCTGA
- a CDS encoding SDR family oxidoreductase: MSERFRNKSALVVGASRGIGFAAARNIAAEGGSVAITGRNEEALTDAARLIKEETGTAVLPVVGHARRDEDRRATVETAVTEFGKLDVLVYTTATNISRNATALELDPEVMLKEYDLNVVAALEYTKLAYWSSMRDNGGSVVLLSSVAAFGNVRLAPYSMTKSALEVLRQHLADQLAPAVRVNSVAPGFVDTAFAEKLQRLPKEQVDASYPLGRQGNPEDVARAITFLASDEAEWITGTALVVDGGKSTQPYRHDLPHVELGSVLH; the protein is encoded by the coding sequence GTGAGTGAAAGGTTCAGGAACAAGAGCGCACTGGTGGTGGGAGCCTCCCGGGGCATTGGATTCGCCGCTGCCAGGAACATCGCGGCCGAAGGTGGCTCCGTCGCTATCACGGGGCGGAACGAGGAGGCGCTCACCGACGCGGCGCGACTGATCAAGGAGGAAACCGGTACCGCAGTACTGCCCGTGGTGGGGCACGCCCGCCGTGACGAGGACCGGCGTGCCACGGTCGAGACGGCGGTGACGGAGTTCGGGAAGCTGGACGTGCTCGTCTACACGACGGCGACGAACATCTCCAGAAACGCCACGGCACTCGAACTCGACCCCGAGGTCATGCTCAAGGAGTACGACCTCAACGTGGTGGCCGCGCTCGAGTACACGAAGCTGGCCTACTGGTCGAGCATGCGCGACAACGGCGGTTCGGTGGTGCTGCTCAGCTCCGTAGCCGCCTTCGGCAACGTCCGCCTGGCCCCCTACTCGATGACCAAGAGCGCGCTGGAAGTGCTGCGTCAGCACCTGGCCGACCAGCTGGCCCCCGCGGTGAGGGTGAACAGCGTCGCCCCTGGCTTCGTCGACACCGCGTTCGCCGAGAAGCTGCAACGACTCCCGAAGGAACAGGTCGACGCCTCGTACCCCCTGGGCCGGCAGGGAAACCCCGAGGACGTCGCACGGGCGATAACCTTCCTCGCCTCGGACGAGGCCGAGTGGATCACCGGCACCGCCCTGGTGGTGGACGGCGGCAAGAGTACGCAGCCCTACCGGCACGACCTGCCGCACGTCGAGTTGGGAAGCGTGCTGCACTGA
- a CDS encoding thiolase family protein yields the protein MSTAPTGPLTPVVTAARRSPIGTAGGSLRDVELDRLAATVTAAVGEDAGFERVDEVLLGNTRGPGGNPARVAALRAGLGHETPGMTVDRQCASGLSTIVTAARLVSAGAGERWLAGGAESASTAPWRAWRPRDATEPPRFYSRAPFAPPDVGDPDMGPAADLVAAEAGITRQRQDEFAARSHRRASAAREEGSFDAELVAVNGVGRDERPRAGFDVRRLGRFPPAFTTDGTATAANSCGIADGAAMVAVTSERLRREDGVPGLRLLDAEIAGSDPNRLGTAAVPAMRAVLRRQRRRPEVVEFTEAFAGQVLACLDAVGLEERLVSPEGGAIALGHPWAASGAVLVVRLFHRMLRCGESVGMAALSSGGGLGIATMWELVR from the coding sequence ATGAGCACCGCACCGACGGGGCCGCTGACACCGGTGGTCACGGCGGCACGCCGCTCCCCCATCGGCACGGCGGGTGGCTCGCTGCGCGACGTCGAGCTCGACCGCCTGGCGGCGACCGTCACCGCCGCTGTCGGCGAGGACGCCGGGTTCGAGCGGGTCGACGAGGTGCTGCTGGGAAACACCCGGGGGCCCGGCGGCAACCCGGCCCGGGTGGCGGCGCTGCGCGCCGGGCTCGGCCACGAGACCCCCGGCATGACCGTGGACCGGCAGTGCGCCAGCGGGTTGAGCACGATAGTGACCGCCGCCCGGCTGGTCTCGGCCGGAGCCGGGGAGCGCTGGCTGGCGGGCGGCGCGGAGAGCGCCTCGACCGCACCGTGGCGCGCCTGGCGACCACGGGACGCCACCGAGCCTCCCCGGTTCTACTCGCGGGCGCCGTTCGCACCACCCGACGTCGGGGATCCGGACATGGGGCCCGCCGCCGACCTGGTCGCCGCCGAGGCCGGAATCACCCGACAGCGGCAGGACGAGTTCGCCGCGCGCAGCCACCGACGGGCCTCGGCCGCGCGGGAGGAGGGATCGTTCGACGCGGAACTGGTCGCCGTCAACGGAGTAGGGCGCGACGAGCGGCCACGCGCCGGGTTCGACGTCCGACGGCTGGGCCGCTTCCCGCCCGCCTTCACCACCGACGGCACCGCCACGGCCGCGAACTCCTGCGGCATCGCGGACGGGGCCGCGATGGTGGCGGTGACCAGTGAACGCCTGCGGCGGGAGGACGGCGTGCCGGGTCTGCGGCTGCTGGACGCCGAGATCGCGGGCTCCGACCCGAACCGGCTGGGTACAGCGGCGGTACCAGCGATGCGCGCCGTGCTGCGGCGGCAGCGGCGCCGCCCTGAGGTGGTGGAGTTCACCGAGGCGTTCGCCGGGCAGGTGCTGGCGTGCCTGGACGCCGTGGGGCTGGAAGAACGGCTGGTCAGCCCGGAGGGGGGCGCTATCGCGCTGGGACACCCGTGGGCGGCCTCCGGCGCGGTGCTGGTGGTTCGCCTGTTCCACCGGATGCTGCGGTGCGGAGAATCGGTGGGGATGGCCGCGCTGTCCTCCGGTGGCGGCCTGGGGATCGCCACCATGTGGGAGCTGGTCCGCTGA
- a CDS encoding biotin transporter BioY — protein sequence MSESTPQRSATRHRQPAADLARIVVFAAFIAVLGTFPGIYLAGAAVPIVLQNMGPLLSGSLLGPRRGTASVVLFLALVAIGLPLLSGGRGGIAPFFGPSAGFLFGWILSALVVGLIVFLARKPTLPVLLVANLAGIAVDYLVGLPVMAAVIGDFRAAGIAMLGYVPGDLAKVVVVSLVAAAVHRAFPNSTPRKASTAR from the coding sequence TTGTCCGAGTCCACTCCCCAGCGGTCCGCCACGCGGCACCGCCAGCCGGCCGCGGATCTCGCCAGGATCGTGGTGTTCGCCGCCTTCATCGCCGTGCTCGGCACCTTTCCCGGCATCTACCTGGCGGGCGCGGCGGTGCCGATCGTGCTGCAGAACATGGGGCCGCTGCTGTCCGGGAGCCTGCTGGGCCCGCGCCGGGGAACCGCCTCGGTGGTGCTGTTCCTGGCCCTGGTGGCCATCGGTCTGCCGCTGCTCTCCGGCGGGCGCGGCGGAATCGCCCCCTTCTTCGGCCCCAGCGCGGGATTCCTGTTCGGCTGGATCCTCTCCGCCCTCGTGGTGGGACTGATCGTGTTCCTGGCCCGCAAGCCCACGCTGCCGGTGCTGCTGGTGGCCAACCTGGCCGGTATCGCCGTGGACTACCTGGTCGGGCTGCCGGTCATGGCCGCGGTCATCGGCGACTTCCGCGCGGCGGGCATCGCCATGCTCGGCTACGTACCCGGCGACCTCGCCAAGGTCGTGGTGGTGTCGCTGGTGGCCGCCGCCGTGCACCGCGCCTTCCCGAACAGCACACCCCGGAAGGCGTCGACAGCCCGATGA
- the serB gene encoding phosphoserine phosphatase SerB: MTTSNPTTVLMTVTGRDKPGVTSVLFAALTRHGVDVLDVEQVVIRGRLVLGVLVATEHDPEQLQESVEQAMATVGMTVEVEIDAEDGEADKLGSTHVVTVLGQPVSARSFSEVARKLAEVDVNIDSIQRVADYPVTGLQLYVSASETGEHTDEMLTSEMTDLSAGIGVDVAVERTGLARRAKRLVVFDVDSTLVQGEVIEMLAAKAGREEEVRKVTEQAMRGEVDFSESLRRRVAVLEGLPASVLDEVGKELRLTPGARTTVRTLRRLGYHTGVVSGGFTRIIDHLVDDLGLDFSAANDLEVADGKLTGRVVGEIVDRSGKARALKRFAESYDVPLSQCVAVGDGANDMDMLATAGLGVAFNAKPALREVADTALSHPFLDAVLFVLGVTRAEVEAADAEDGFVARVPLET, encoded by the coding sequence GTGACCACGTCAAATCCCACCACCGTGCTGATGACCGTGACAGGCCGTGACAAACCCGGGGTCACCTCGGTGCTGTTCGCCGCGCTGACCAGGCACGGGGTGGATGTGCTCGATGTGGAGCAGGTCGTGATCCGCGGGCGACTGGTCCTCGGGGTGCTCGTGGCGACCGAGCACGACCCCGAGCAGCTGCAGGAGTCGGTCGAACAGGCGATGGCCACCGTCGGCATGACGGTCGAGGTCGAGATCGACGCCGAGGACGGGGAGGCCGACAAACTCGGTTCGACCCACGTCGTCACCGTGCTCGGCCAGCCCGTGTCGGCACGCAGCTTCTCCGAGGTGGCCCGCAAGCTCGCCGAGGTCGACGTCAACATCGACTCCATCCAGCGGGTCGCCGACTACCCCGTGACCGGCCTGCAGCTGTACGTCAGCGCGTCCGAGACCGGCGAGCACACCGACGAGATGCTCACTTCCGAGATGACCGACCTCTCCGCCGGGATCGGCGTCGACGTCGCGGTGGAGCGCACCGGGCTGGCCCGACGCGCCAAGCGCCTCGTCGTCTTCGACGTCGACTCCACGCTGGTGCAGGGCGAGGTCATCGAGATGCTCGCCGCCAAGGCCGGCCGTGAGGAGGAGGTCCGCAAGGTCACCGAGCAGGCCATGCGCGGCGAGGTGGACTTCTCCGAGTCGCTGCGCCGCAGGGTGGCGGTGCTGGAGGGGCTGCCCGCCTCGGTGCTCGACGAGGTCGGCAAGGAGCTGCGGCTGACCCCCGGAGCCCGCACCACGGTGCGCACCCTCCGCAGGCTCGGATACCACACCGGTGTGGTCTCCGGCGGTTTCACCAGGATCATCGATCACCTGGTCGACGATCTGGGGCTGGACTTCAGCGCCGCCAACGACCTGGAGGTCGCGGACGGTAAACTCACCGGACGCGTCGTCGGCGAGATCGTCGACCGCAGTGGCAAGGCCCGCGCGCTGAAGCGGTTCGCGGAGTCCTACGACGTTCCGCTCTCGCAGTGCGTGGCGGTCGGTGACGGCGCCAATGACATGGATATGCTCGCCACAGCGGGGCTGGGGGTGGCGTTCAACGCCAAGCCCGCGCTGCGCGAGGTGGCCGACACCGCGCTGTCGCACCCGTTCCTCGACGCCGTGCTGTTCGTGCTCGGCGTGACCCGGGCCGAGGTCGAGGCCGCGGATGCCGAGGACGGGTTCGTCGCGCGTGTCCCGTTGGAAACGTGA